One window of the Pelobates fuscus isolate aPelFus1 chromosome 12, aPelFus1.pri, whole genome shotgun sequence genome contains the following:
- the SYT8 gene encoding synaptotagmin-8 isoform X1 yields the protein MLTSCFCVLEGESLLSPRTKMVKNTTAPTVTTTFSFTTAEPESWIESLLNKIPLPRWAIYALAGVALFLLLLIFICCLCCCCKRKNKQKKKEKINLGSVKGSVTTSLVQPDIEGLGGSAENVYRGRLQYSLEYNVQREEVTVVLKQAAALKAMDSGGTSDPYVTVYLTNDSRKKNETKVHRKTLNPVFNEAFTFKVLKSEVPDTAVVLQVFDFNRFSKHDVIGEVRLPLWEMDLHHIIEDWKELSQAGKTEQERLGEICVSLRYVPSNGKLTVVILEAKKLKKMDSDGFSDPYVKVQLALNKKKWKRKRTGVKKNTLNPYFNEAFTFDVTLEQIQNVDLIISVWDHDKVNKNEQIGKVHLGCRASGNALRHWSDMLAHPRRPMAQWHNLQPAEEVDKTLALKSNFKIPLPQALQHS from the exons ATGTTAACCAG TTGCTTCTGCGTACTGGAAGGGGAATCCCTCCTCTCTCCAAGAACGAAAATGGTGAAAAATACAACAGCCCCAACAGTTACAACAACATTTAGTTTTACTACAGCCGAACCGGAATCCTGGATAGAAAGTCTACTGAACAAAATCCCAC TGCCGCGATGGGCCATATACGCCTTAGCCGGTGTGGCTCTTTTCTTGCTCCTCCTGATTTTCATCTGCTGTCTTTGTTGCTGCTGTAAACggaagaacaaacaaaaaaagaaagagaagatTAATCTCGGCAGCGTGAAGGGCAGCGTCACAACCAGTCTG GTTCAACCGGATATAGAAGGATTGGGTGGATCAGCAGAAAATGTGTATCGGGGCCGACTGCAGTACTCTCTGGAATATAACGTTCAGAGGGAGGAG GTCACGGTGGTGTTGAAGCAAGCAGCAGCACTGAAAGCAATGGACAGTGGGGGGACATCAGATCCATATGTCACAGTATACCTGACCAACGACTCTCGCAAGAAGAATGAGACTAAAGTACATCGTAAGACGCTCAACCCGGTCTTCAATGAGGCTTTTACATTTAAG GTGCTGAAATCAGAAGTACCTGACACAGCGGTTGTGCTGCAGGTTTTCGACTTCAACCGGTTCTCAAAACATGATGTGATAGGAGAGGTGCGTTTGCCTTTGTGGGAGATGGACCTTCATCATATCATTGAGGACTGGAAGGAATTGAGCCAAGCTGGAAAGACAGAG CAAGAGCGACTGGGGGAAATCTGTGTATCTTTGAGATATGTCCCCAGTAATGGAAAACTCACTGTTGTTATCTTGGAAGCCAAGAAACTCAAGAAGATGGATTCAGATGGATTTTCAG ATCCATATGTGAAGGTGCAGCTAGCGCTAAACAAAAAGAAGTGGAAGAGGAAAAGGACAGGCGTGAAGAAGAACACTTTAAATCCATATTTCAATGAAGCCTTTACCTTTGACGTCACACTGGAGCAAATTCAG AACGTGGATCTGATCATCTCAGTATGGGATCATGATAAAGTCAACAAGAACGAGCAGATTGGAAAGGTGCATTTAGGTTGTCGAGCCTCGGGCAATGCCTTACGACACTGGTCAGACATGCTGGCACACCCCAGACGCCCCATGGCACAGTGGCACAATTTGCAACCAGCAGAGGAAGTGGACAAGACTTTAGCCCTAAAATCAAATTTCAAGATCCCCCTTCCTCAAGCACTCCAGCACTCCTGa
- the SYT8 gene encoding synaptotagmin-8 isoform X2, translating to MVKNTTAPTVTTTFSFTTAEPESWIESLLNKIPLPRWAIYALAGVALFLLLLIFICCLCCCCKRKNKQKKKEKINLGSVKGSVTTSLVQPDIEGLGGSAENVYRGRLQYSLEYNVQREEVTVVLKQAAALKAMDSGGTSDPYVTVYLTNDSRKKNETKVHRKTLNPVFNEAFTFKVLKSEVPDTAVVLQVFDFNRFSKHDVIGEVRLPLWEMDLHHIIEDWKELSQAGKTEQERLGEICVSLRYVPSNGKLTVVILEAKKLKKMDSDGFSDPYVKVQLALNKKKWKRKRTGVKKNTLNPYFNEAFTFDVTLEQIQNVDLIISVWDHDKVNKNEQIGKVHLGCRASGNALRHWSDMLAHPRRPMAQWHNLQPAEEVDKTLALKSNFKIPLPQALQHS from the exons ATGGTGAAAAATACAACAGCCCCAACAGTTACAACAACATTTAGTTTTACTACAGCCGAACCGGAATCCTGGATAGAAAGTCTACTGAACAAAATCCCAC TGCCGCGATGGGCCATATACGCCTTAGCCGGTGTGGCTCTTTTCTTGCTCCTCCTGATTTTCATCTGCTGTCTTTGTTGCTGCTGTAAACggaagaacaaacaaaaaaagaaagagaagatTAATCTCGGCAGCGTGAAGGGCAGCGTCACAACCAGTCTG GTTCAACCGGATATAGAAGGATTGGGTGGATCAGCAGAAAATGTGTATCGGGGCCGACTGCAGTACTCTCTGGAATATAACGTTCAGAGGGAGGAG GTCACGGTGGTGTTGAAGCAAGCAGCAGCACTGAAAGCAATGGACAGTGGGGGGACATCAGATCCATATGTCACAGTATACCTGACCAACGACTCTCGCAAGAAGAATGAGACTAAAGTACATCGTAAGACGCTCAACCCGGTCTTCAATGAGGCTTTTACATTTAAG GTGCTGAAATCAGAAGTACCTGACACAGCGGTTGTGCTGCAGGTTTTCGACTTCAACCGGTTCTCAAAACATGATGTGATAGGAGAGGTGCGTTTGCCTTTGTGGGAGATGGACCTTCATCATATCATTGAGGACTGGAAGGAATTGAGCCAAGCTGGAAAGACAGAG CAAGAGCGACTGGGGGAAATCTGTGTATCTTTGAGATATGTCCCCAGTAATGGAAAACTCACTGTTGTTATCTTGGAAGCCAAGAAACTCAAGAAGATGGATTCAGATGGATTTTCAG ATCCATATGTGAAGGTGCAGCTAGCGCTAAACAAAAAGAAGTGGAAGAGGAAAAGGACAGGCGTGAAGAAGAACACTTTAAATCCATATTTCAATGAAGCCTTTACCTTTGACGTCACACTGGAGCAAATTCAG AACGTGGATCTGATCATCTCAGTATGGGATCATGATAAAGTCAACAAGAACGAGCAGATTGGAAAGGTGCATTTAGGTTGTCGAGCCTCGGGCAATGCCTTACGACACTGGTCAGACATGCTGGCACACCCCAGACGCCCCATGGCACAGTGGCACAATTTGCAACCAGCAGAGGAAGTGGACAAGACTTTAGCCCTAAAATCAAATTTCAAGATCCCCCTTCCTCAAGCACTCCAGCACTCCTGa